A stretch of the Dechloromonas sp. TW-R-39-2 genome encodes the following:
- a CDS encoding RNase H family protein, whose amino-acid sequence MIHLHPAEMSRRKPKKKIRVIYQSAGPLPQRIAHLYAGQLLVFTDASHQRHGGLAAVLFSSPEAEPIIETRTVPALGSSTLELHAVLFGLLQAEIHCPESPLTVFSDNLDAVNALKQAKTNGVQNLDALPAEFSLSIIEMVLSRAEFRWVKGHSYCRGNTLADLHAGNAAC is encoded by the coding sequence GTGATCCACCTTCATCCGGCTGAAATGTCGCGCAGAAAACCGAAGAAGAAAATACGCGTCATTTATCAGTCGGCTGGCCCGTTACCGCAGCGTATTGCTCATCTCTACGCTGGACAGTTGCTTGTTTTTACCGATGCCAGTCATCAACGGCACGGCGGTCTGGCTGCCGTACTGTTCTCCAGCCCGGAGGCTGAGCCAATTATCGAAACTCGCACGGTTCCAGCTCTTGGAAGCAGTACCTTGGAGTTGCATGCCGTCCTGTTCGGCTTGCTTCAGGCCGAGATCCATTGCCCGGAAAGTCCGCTGACGGTGTTCAGCGATAACCTTGATGCGGTCAACGCCTTGAAACAAGCAAAAACCAACGGCGTTCAAAACTTGGATGCGCTGCCTGCCGAGTTTTCTCTGTCGATTATCGAGATGGTGTTGAGTCGTGCGGAGTTCCGCTGGGTCAAAGGCCATTCGTATTGCCGAGGCAATACGCTCGCTGATCTGCACGCAGGAAATGCCGCATGCTGA